The Oxyura jamaicensis isolate SHBP4307 breed ruddy duck chromosome 28, BPBGC_Ojam_1.0, whole genome shotgun sequence genome contains a region encoding:
- the MEF2B gene encoding myocyte-specific enhancer factor 2B isoform X5 translates to MGRKKIQISRILDQRNRQVTFTKRKFGLMKKAYELSVLCDCEIALIIFNSTNRLFQYASTDMDKVLLKYTEYSEPHESRTNSDILETLKRKGLGLDSHELELDEGLDAGEKMRKLNEGMDLTVARPRFYSPVPLPEASYGSSPPAGGDGALGSTSSSPQSQGRPPAFKPSAPKLSGRSPGPMPPGIGYPLFPPGSLNRALATKTPPPLYLGADGRRGEAHGSLAGSRSGGSVARPLYPGLQTLSPVLAPGSAGVPNHSLSGFPFLAPAQAEYGAGEAPPPPGFLQPGPPASWQPPRDMAALGTSTRIVPAEDAAPGSSPQHHAISIKSERVSPGLGCPSGTPQPPQGSLASLSEASRGSGDLQPRDDYAKGYPYPLAPPRPLAEEQRVTVPVPPRRAQAADGWQR, encoded by the exons ATGGGCcggaagaaaatacagatcaGCCGAATACTGGACCAGCGGAACCGGCAG gTGACCTTCACCAAGCGTAAATTCGGGCTGATGAAGAAGGCGTATGAGCTGAGCGTGCTGTGCGACTGCGAGATCGCCCTCATCATCTTCAACAGCACCAACCGCCTCTTCCAGTACGCCAGCACCGACATGGACAAGGTGCTGCTCAAGTACACGGAGTACAGCGAGCCCCATGAGAGCCGCACCAACTCCGACATCCTCGAG ACGCTGAAGCgcaaggggctggggctggacaGCCACGAGCTGGAGCTGGACGAGGGGCTGGACGCCGGCGAGAAGATGCGGAAGCTGAATGAGGGCATGGACCTGACGGTGGCACGGCCCCGCTTTTAC AGCCCGGTGCCGCTGCCCGAGGCATCCTACGGCAGCTCCCCACCGGCCGGCGGTGACGGAGCcctgggcagcaccagcagctccccgcaGAGCCAGGGCCGCCCGCCCGCCTTCAAACCATCAGCACCGAAGCTCTCGGGGCGCTCTCCAGGACCGATGCCCCCAG GTATCGGCTACCCCCTCTTCCCCCCTGGCAGCCTGAACCGAGCCCTGGCCACCAAGACGCCGCCGCCGCTGTACCTGGGAGCCGACGGCCGGCGCGGCGAAGCCCACGGCAGCTTGGCCGGCAGCAGGAGCGGTGGCAGCGTGGCG AGGCCTCTGTACCCCGGTCTGCAGACCCTGAGCCCCGTGCTTGCACCGGGCAGCGCCGGCGTCCCGaaccacagcctctctggctTCCCCTTCCTCGCCCCGGCACAAGCGG AGTACGGGGCTGGCGAGGCCCCGCCACCCCCTGGCTTCCTCCAGCCCGGCCCCCCGGCTTCGTGGCAGCCCCCGCGGGACATGGCAGCGCTGGG GACCAGTACCAGGATCGTCCCCGCCGAGGATGCGGCCCCCGGCAGCTCCCCGCAGCACCACGCCATCAGCATCAAGTCGGAGAGGGTCTCGCCGGGGCTCGGCTGCCCCTCgggcaccccgcagcccccccagggcaGCCTGGCCTCCCTGAGCGAAGCCTCCCGAGGCTCCGGAGACCTCCAGCCGCGGGACGACTACGCCAAGGGCTATCCCTACCCCCtggcccccccccggccgctgGCGGAGGAGCAGAGGGTCACCGTCCCTGTCCCCCCGCGGCGGGCACAGGCTGCGGACGGGTGGCAGAGATAG
- the MEF2B gene encoding myocyte-specific enhancer factor 2B isoform X4, which translates to MGRKKIQISRILDQRNRQVTFTKRKFGLMKKAYELSVLCDCEIALIIFNSTNRLFQYASTDMDKVLLKYTEYSEPHESRTNSDILETLKRKGLGLDSHELELDEGLDAGEKMRKLNEGMDLTVARPRFYSPVPLPEASYGSSPPAGGDGALGSTSSSPQSQGRPPAFKPSAPKLSGRSPGPMPPGIGYPLFPPGSLNRALATKTPPPLYLGADGRRGEAHGSLAGSRSGGSVARPLYPGLQTLSPVLAPGSAGVPNHSLSGFPFLAPAQAGKSWPHAPGGSKPPSHAPALPPRSSCSLFPPCSAEYGAGEAPPPPGFLQPGPPASWQPPRDMAALGTSTRIVPAEDAAPGSSPQHHAISIKSERVSPGLGCPSGTPQPPQGSLASLSEASRGSGDLQPRDDYAKGYPYPLAPPRPLAEEQRVTVPVPPRRAQAADGWQR; encoded by the exons ATGGGCcggaagaaaatacagatcaGCCGAATACTGGACCAGCGGAACCGGCAG gTGACCTTCACCAAGCGTAAATTCGGGCTGATGAAGAAGGCGTATGAGCTGAGCGTGCTGTGCGACTGCGAGATCGCCCTCATCATCTTCAACAGCACCAACCGCCTCTTCCAGTACGCCAGCACCGACATGGACAAGGTGCTGCTCAAGTACACGGAGTACAGCGAGCCCCATGAGAGCCGCACCAACTCCGACATCCTCGAG ACGCTGAAGCgcaaggggctggggctggacaGCCACGAGCTGGAGCTGGACGAGGGGCTGGACGCCGGCGAGAAGATGCGGAAGCTGAATGAGGGCATGGACCTGACGGTGGCACGGCCCCGCTTTTAC AGCCCGGTGCCGCTGCCCGAGGCATCCTACGGCAGCTCCCCACCGGCCGGCGGTGACGGAGCcctgggcagcaccagcagctccccgcaGAGCCAGGGCCGCCCGCCCGCCTTCAAACCATCAGCACCGAAGCTCTCGGGGCGCTCTCCAGGACCGATGCCCCCAG GTATCGGCTACCCCCTCTTCCCCCCTGGCAGCCTGAACCGAGCCCTGGCCACCAAGACGCCGCCGCCGCTGTACCTGGGAGCCGACGGCCGGCGCGGCGAAGCCCACGGCAGCTTGGCCGGCAGCAGGAGCGGTGGCAGCGTGGCG AGGCCTCTGTACCCCGGTCTGCAGACCCTGAGCCCCGTGCTTGCACCGGGCAGCGCCGGCGTCCCGaaccacagcctctctggctTCCCCTTCCTCGCCCCGGCACAAGCGGGTAAGTCCTGGCCCCATGCCCCAGGAGGGTCGAAGCCCCCCAGCCATGcccccgccctccccccccGTAGCTCCTGCTCACTTTTCCCCCCCTGCTCGGCAGAGTACGGGGCTGGCGAGGCCCCGCCACCCCCTGGCTTCCTCCAGCCCGGCCCCCCGGCTTCGTGGCAGCCCCCGCGGGACATGGCAGCGCTGGG GACCAGTACCAGGATCGTCCCCGCCGAGGATGCGGCCCCCGGCAGCTCCCCGCAGCACCACGCCATCAGCATCAAGTCGGAGAGGGTCTCGCCGGGGCTCGGCTGCCCCTCgggcaccccgcagcccccccagggcaGCCTGGCCTCCCTGAGCGAAGCCTCCCGAGGCTCCGGAGACCTCCAGCCGCGGGACGACTACGCCAAGGGCTATCCCTACCCCCtggcccccccccggccgctgGCGGAGGAGCAGAGGGTCACCGTCCCTGTCCCCCCGCGGCGGGCACAGGCTGCGGACGGGTGGCAGAGATAG
- the MEF2B gene encoding myocyte-specific enhancer factor 2B isoform X6: MRKLNEGMDLTVARPRFYSPVPLPEASYGSSPPAGGDGALGSTSSSPQSQGRPPAFKPSAPKLSGRSPGPMPPGIGYPLFPPGSLNRALATKTPPPLYLGADGRRGEAHGSLAGSRSGGSVARPLYPGLQTLSPVLAPGSAGVPNHSLSGFPFLAPAQAGKSWPHAPGGSKPPSHAPALPPRSSCSLFPPCSAEYGAGEAPPPPGFLQPGPPASWQPPRDMAALGTSTRIVPAEDAAPGSSPQHHAISIKSERVSPGLGCPSGTPQPPQGSLASLSEASRGSGDLQPRDDYAKGYPYPLAPPRPLAEEQRVTVPVPPRRAQAADGWQR; encoded by the exons ATGCGGAAGCTGAATGAGGGCATGGACCTGACGGTGGCACGGCCCCGCTTTTAC AGCCCGGTGCCGCTGCCCGAGGCATCCTACGGCAGCTCCCCACCGGCCGGCGGTGACGGAGCcctgggcagcaccagcagctccccgcaGAGCCAGGGCCGCCCGCCCGCCTTCAAACCATCAGCACCGAAGCTCTCGGGGCGCTCTCCAGGACCGATGCCCCCAG GTATCGGCTACCCCCTCTTCCCCCCTGGCAGCCTGAACCGAGCCCTGGCCACCAAGACGCCGCCGCCGCTGTACCTGGGAGCCGACGGCCGGCGCGGCGAAGCCCACGGCAGCTTGGCCGGCAGCAGGAGCGGTGGCAGCGTGGCG AGGCCTCTGTACCCCGGTCTGCAGACCCTGAGCCCCGTGCTTGCACCGGGCAGCGCCGGCGTCCCGaaccacagcctctctggctTCCCCTTCCTCGCCCCGGCACAAGCGGGTAAGTCCTGGCCCCATGCCCCAGGAGGGTCGAAGCCCCCCAGCCATGcccccgccctccccccccGTAGCTCCTGCTCACTTTTCCCCCCCTGCTCGGCAGAGTACGGGGCTGGCGAGGCCCCGCCACCCCCTGGCTTCCTCCAGCCCGGCCCCCCGGCTTCGTGGCAGCCCCCGCGGGACATGGCAGCGCTGGG GACCAGTACCAGGATCGTCCCCGCCGAGGATGCGGCCCCCGGCAGCTCCCCGCAGCACCACGCCATCAGCATCAAGTCGGAGAGGGTCTCGCCGGGGCTCGGCTGCCCCTCgggcaccccgcagcccccccagggcaGCCTGGCCTCCCTGAGCGAAGCCTCCCGAGGCTCCGGAGACCTCCAGCCGCGGGACGACTACGCCAAGGGCTATCCCTACCCCCtggcccccccccggccgctgGCGGAGGAGCAGAGGGTCACCGTCCCTGTCCCCCCGCGGCGGGCACAGGCTGCGGACGGGTGGCAGAGATAG